A region of Natribaculum luteum DNA encodes the following proteins:
- the htpX gene encoding zinc metalloprotease HtpX, protein MEWQTDWGLRFRMFLTMFLLFALFIVFAGVITAYVDGGLFVFALLFASFSFVQYYFSDTLTLRSMGAKTVSADEYPQLHASIERLSQQADLPKPKVAVVDSRVPNAFATGRNQRNAAVAVTTGLMQTLDREELDGVLAHELSHVKNRDMMVMTIASFLSTIAFMIVRWGAFFGGGHGRGGRNGGGGGIVVAILVSLIVWIVSYLLIRALSRYREFAADRGAAAITGRPSALASALLKISGEMDKVPKDDLREEAEMNAFFIIPIKSGVVGRLFSTHPSTERRVDQLRQLEREMEAA, encoded by the coding sequence ATGGAGTGGCAGACGGACTGGGGATTGCGGTTTCGGATGTTCCTGACGATGTTCCTGCTGTTCGCCCTGTTCATCGTCTTCGCCGGAGTGATCACCGCCTACGTCGATGGCGGCCTGTTCGTCTTCGCGCTGCTGTTCGCGAGCTTCTCGTTCGTCCAGTACTACTTCAGCGACACGCTCACCCTCCGGAGCATGGGCGCGAAGACGGTCTCGGCCGACGAGTACCCCCAGCTGCACGCGTCGATCGAACGGCTCTCCCAGCAGGCCGACCTGCCGAAGCCGAAAGTCGCCGTCGTCGACAGCCGGGTGCCCAACGCGTTCGCAACCGGTCGCAACCAGCGCAACGCCGCCGTCGCGGTGACGACGGGGCTGATGCAGACGCTCGACCGGGAGGAACTCGACGGCGTCCTCGCGCACGAACTCTCGCACGTGAAAAACCGCGACATGATGGTGATGACGATCGCCTCGTTCCTCTCGACGATCGCGTTCATGATCGTCCGCTGGGGCGCGTTCTTCGGCGGCGGCCACGGTCGCGGCGGCCGTAACGGCGGCGGTGGTGGGATCGTCGTCGCGATCCTCGTCTCGCTGATCGTCTGGATCGTCAGCTACCTGCTGATCCGGGCGCTCTCGCGGTACCGCGAGTTCGCCGCCGACCGCGGGGCCGCCGCCATCACGGGCCGACCCTCGGCGCTCGCCTCCGCCCTGCTGAAGATTTCCGGGGAGATGGACAAGGTCCCGAAAGACGACTTGCGCGAGGAAGCCGAGATGAACGCCTTCTTCATCATCCCGATCAAGTCCGGCGTCGTCGGTCGGCTCTTCTCGACCCATCCCTCGACCGAACGCCGGGTCGACCAGCTCCGCCAGCTCGAGCGCGAGATGGAAGCCGCCTGA
- the pspAB gene encoding PspA-associated protein PspAB codes for MGLLDGLRAVLGIRAETDASRDADPEDLFGMSTAYLTMGADLGYDFAGAGALCFAGVDSSDFAETVDDVEAILEAGSEETGSTFSLTEDDHGYHWVVIEDDDPEDLITSLHFAADTFIERGYGSRLLAAVFAFEKPDDPDGRAYWIYSFRRGAFYPFAPRSGRNRDSSAEFKLESVLDGELEVEPEKEYWYPLWPSASGRHPWE; via the coding sequence ATGGGACTGCTCGACGGACTCCGTGCCGTCCTCGGCATTCGCGCCGAGACGGACGCCAGCCGCGACGCCGACCCCGAGGATCTCTTCGGGATGAGCACCGCCTATCTCACGATGGGAGCCGACCTCGGCTACGACTTCGCCGGGGCCGGGGCGCTGTGTTTCGCCGGCGTCGACTCGAGCGACTTCGCCGAAACCGTCGACGACGTCGAGGCCATCCTCGAAGCCGGCAGCGAGGAAACTGGCAGCACGTTCTCGCTGACCGAGGACGACCACGGCTACCACTGGGTCGTCATCGAGGACGACGATCCCGAGGACCTGATCACGAGCCTGCACTTCGCCGCCGACACGTTCATCGAGCGCGGCTACGGCTCGCGACTGCTCGCCGCCGTCTTCGCCTTCGAGAAGCCGGACGACCCCGATGGACGTGCCTACTGGATCTACTCGTTCCGTCGCGGCGCGTTCTACCCCTTCGCACCCCGCTCCGGTCGGAACCGCGACTCGAGCGCCGAGTTCAAACTCGAGTCCGTCCTCGACGGCGAACTCGAGGTCGAACCGGAGAAGGAGTACTGGTACCCGCTGTGGCCGAGCGCGAGCGGCCGTCACCCCTGGGAG